The following proteins come from a genomic window of Corynebacterium crudilactis:
- a CDS encoding peptidoglycan glycosyltransferase FtsW — MTTGASRKPARPKKTGPKSRTSLGIRERISGAWNDLLARPLTDYIMIMCIVVILSCLGVVMVYSSSMTWSLGDAGSVWGTAVRQGVLIVIGFVALWIALRLRPQLIRNFANLFLLVAIGALLAVQVPGIGTGKEEVGSQSWIMLGPVQFQPSEIAKVAIAVWGAHYLAGKGPIKHWFNNHLMRFGAVGAGMALLIFLEGDAGMAMSFVLVVLFMLFFAGIAMGWIAVAGVLIIAGLAVLALGGGFRSSRFEVYFDAFFGNFHDVRGIAFQSYQGFLSLADGAGLGLGLGQSRAKWFYLPEAKNDFIFAIIGEELGLLGGALVIALFAGLLYFGLRAAKKSHDPFLGLMAATLTAAVASQAFINIGYVIGLLPVTGIQLPMISAGGTSAIITLASMGLLISCARHEPETVSAMASYGRPAIDRLLGLPEPSSQITSNHGWFGKDKRGPVKPKPQPQQETRERFGEPVTSRKSATSRNQRSGVQSEAPRRSTGSVKDRNNEGVVRGQTRGARDSRSSARRVDRSSDRQVDRRGERRGDGRENRNHR, encoded by the coding sequence ATGACCACCGGAGCCTCAAGAAAACCCGCGCGTCCGAAAAAAACTGGGCCGAAATCCAGAACAAGCCTGGGGATTCGGGAGCGTATTTCCGGTGCATGGAATGACCTTCTCGCGCGACCATTAACTGACTACATCATGATCATGTGCATCGTGGTCATTTTGTCCTGCCTTGGCGTGGTCATGGTGTATTCCTCATCAATGACGTGGTCATTAGGAGACGCCGGATCCGTGTGGGGCACTGCAGTACGTCAGGGCGTCTTGATTGTTATTGGCTTTGTTGCACTGTGGATAGCTTTGAGGCTGCGTCCGCAACTGATCCGTAACTTTGCAAACCTTTTTCTTTTAGTAGCCATCGGAGCACTGCTTGCCGTGCAGGTTCCCGGAATCGGTACTGGTAAGGAAGAGGTGGGTTCCCAATCGTGGATTATGTTGGGACCAGTGCAATTTCAGCCTTCTGAAATCGCCAAAGTAGCAATTGCCGTGTGGGGCGCACACTATCTTGCAGGTAAAGGACCCATCAAACATTGGTTTAACAACCACTTGATGCGCTTTGGTGCGGTGGGTGCTGGCATGGCTCTGCTGATCTTTTTGGAAGGCGATGCCGGTATGGCTATGTCTTTCGTCTTGGTTGTGCTGTTTATGCTCTTTTTCGCAGGTATTGCCATGGGCTGGATCGCGGTGGCAGGCGTGTTGATTATCGCAGGCTTGGCTGTGTTGGCCTTGGGCGGTGGCTTCCGATCAAGCCGCTTCGAAGTTTATTTTGATGCCTTCTTTGGTAATTTTCACGATGTTCGAGGTATTGCTTTCCAGTCTTATCAAGGGTTTTTATCCCTTGCAGATGGTGCTGGCCTTGGCCTGGGATTAGGACAATCTAGAGCTAAATGGTTCTACCTTCCCGAGGCTAAAAATGACTTCATCTTCGCCATCATCGGTGAAGAATTAGGTCTTTTAGGTGGCGCGCTTGTCATCGCACTTTTTGCCGGATTGCTGTATTTCGGTCTCCGCGCTGCAAAGAAAAGCCACGATCCTTTCTTAGGTCTTATGGCAGCTACTTTGACAGCAGCTGTTGCCTCTCAAGCGTTTATTAATATTGGCTATGTGATTGGTCTGCTTCCAGTTACTGGTATTCAGCTGCCGATGATTTCTGCGGGTGGTACGTCAGCGATCATTACATTGGCTTCGATGGGGCTATTGATCAGTTGTGCACGCCATGAGCCAGAGACCGTATCCGCGATGGCTTCTTATGGTCGCCCAGCTATTGATCGTTTATTGGGGCTACCTGAGCCATCTAGCCAGATCACGAGCAATCATGGCTGGTTTGGTAAAGATAAGCGTGGCCCCGTAAAACCAAAGCCACAACCACAGCAAGAAACCCGTGAGCGCTTTGGCGAACCAGTAACCTCTCGAAAGTCTGCTACGTCCAGGAACCAGCGCTCTGGAGTACAATCGGAAGCTCCGCGACGCTCAACTGGTAGCGTCAAAGATCGAAACAATGAGGGTGTAGTGCGCGGCCAAACACGCGGTGCTCGGGATT
- the murD gene encoding UDP-N-acetylmuramoyl-L-alanine--D-glutamate ligase has protein sequence MSSISHLPVALQGRILVAGAGVSGLSIAKMLSELHCDVVVADDNETARHMLIEIVDVVDISTAEAQAQLDTFSIVVTSPGWRPTSPLLVDAATQGLEVIGDVELAWRLDQAGVFGTPHTWLAVTGTNGKTTTTSMLAAMMNEGDFSAKAVGNIGIPVSEALVAKNRIDVLVAELSSFQLHWAPTFVPDAGVVLNLAEDHIDWHGSMREYALAKTKVLKGNIAIIGADDPYLVELTAEAGISDLVGFTVREPQHGQLGVAAGELVDNAYGNALALASADGINPAGPAGVLDALAAAAVARAQGVAPEAIARALDSFEVAGHRGQVVAEAQGVQFIDNSKATNPHAADSALAGYDSVIWIVGGQLKGADISSLVKQHQHRIKAALVLGVDRGEIVEALTQFAPDAGVFVTDTADPQQAMSEIVAEAFRISTAGDTVLLAPAAASLDMFKGMGQRGDLFAHSVVGTIEGQTEEKG, from the coding sequence ATGTCTTCTATTTCTCATTTGCCGGTAGCGCTGCAGGGACGCATCCTTGTTGCTGGCGCTGGTGTATCTGGTTTATCTATTGCCAAAATGCTCAGTGAGCTGCACTGCGATGTCGTTGTTGCAGATGACAATGAGACTGCTCGGCATATGCTCATTGAAATTGTCGATGTGGTAGATATCAGCACTGCGGAAGCACAGGCACAGTTAGACACGTTTTCTATTGTCGTGACGTCTCCGGGCTGGCGCCCTACAAGTCCTTTGCTTGTCGACGCCGCCACCCAGGGCCTTGAGGTTATCGGCGATGTTGAGCTTGCATGGCGCCTGGACCAGGCGGGAGTATTTGGCACGCCACATACCTGGCTTGCGGTTACTGGCACCAACGGTAAAACCACCACCACATCAATGCTTGCAGCAATGATGAATGAAGGCGATTTTAGTGCCAAGGCTGTGGGAAATATTGGTATCCCAGTTTCTGAAGCTTTGGTTGCTAAGAACCGCATTGATGTGTTGGTCGCGGAGCTTTCTAGCTTCCAGCTGCATTGGGCACCAACCTTTGTTCCGGATGCCGGTGTTGTTCTGAATCTGGCTGAAGATCATATTGATTGGCACGGTTCCATGCGTGAATACGCGTTGGCTAAAACCAAAGTGCTGAAAGGCAACATCGCAATAATCGGTGCCGATGATCCTTACCTGGTTGAGTTGACTGCAGAAGCTGGAATCAGCGATCTTGTGGGCTTTACTGTACGGGAACCTCAACATGGGCAATTGGGTGTAGCAGCGGGGGAGCTCGTCGATAATGCCTACGGCAATGCCCTGGCTCTTGCCTCCGCTGATGGCATTAATCCTGCCGGCCCGGCCGGAGTTTTAGATGCTTTGGCTGCGGCAGCAGTGGCACGCGCACAAGGCGTTGCTCCTGAGGCGATTGCTCGTGCGTTGGACTCCTTTGAAGTGGCAGGACACCGCGGTCAAGTAGTAGCGGAGGCGCAGGGTGTGCAGTTTATTGATAACTCAAAGGCAACTAATCCGCATGCTGCTGATTCCGCGCTTGCTGGTTATGATTCCGTCATTTGGATTGTGGGCGGACAGCTGAAAGGCGCAGATATTTCATCGTTGGTGAAACAACATCAGCACCGGATTAAGGCTGCCTTGGTATTGGGCGTTGATCGCGGAGAAATCGTTGAGGCGCTCACACAATTTGCTCCGGATGCAGGCGTATTTGTCACAGACACCGCTGATCCACAACAAGCGATGAGTGAGATCGTGGCTGAAGCTTTCCGCATCAGTACAGCCGGAGACACAGTGCTGTTGGCTCCGGCAGCAGCCTCCTTGGATATGTTCAAGGGTATGGGCCAGCGTGGCGATCTCTTTGCCCACAGCGTTGTTGGCACAATCGAAGGACAGACGGAAGAGAAAGGCTGA
- the mraY gene encoding phospho-N-acetylmuramoyl-pentapeptide-transferase, with protein sequence MQQIMVSGTVAFLVSIFLTPVLIRYFTKRQLGQEIREEGLQSHLRKRGTPTMGGIAIIAGIVVAYVSTNILAMIQGVGGFTVSGLLVLGLMLGLGATGFADDFIKLYMNRNLGLNKTAKLVSQLAIALIFGFLVLQFPDENGLTPASTHLSFIRDIDTIDLGFGGSIIGIIVFLIFIYVVVSAWSNAVNITDGLDGLAAGTTAFVMGAYTLITFWQFRNSCDTAVEAGCYTVRDPLDLSVLCAAGLGATLGFLWWNAAPAKIFMGDTGSLALGGLVAGISVVSRTELLMVIIGALFVIEVASVAIQIGVFKTRGKRVFKMAPIHHHFEALGWAETTVTIRFWLIAIMGVLAGVGVFYSDWLHLAEV encoded by the coding sequence ATGCAACAGATTATGGTCAGTGGAACGGTTGCGTTCCTCGTATCAATCTTTCTTACCCCGGTGTTGATCCGCTATTTCACCAAGCGTCAATTGGGGCAGGAAATCCGTGAGGAAGGTTTGCAGTCTCATCTGCGTAAACGCGGAACTCCGACCATGGGTGGCATTGCAATTATTGCAGGCATTGTCGTGGCCTATGTGTCTACCAATATCTTGGCGATGATCCAAGGCGTTGGTGGATTCACAGTCTCCGGCTTATTGGTCTTGGGCTTGATGTTGGGCCTGGGTGCTACCGGTTTTGCTGATGATTTCATCAAGCTGTACATGAACCGAAACCTGGGATTGAACAAGACTGCCAAGCTGGTTTCCCAGTTGGCCATCGCGTTGATTTTCGGGTTCTTGGTGCTGCAATTCCCTGATGAAAATGGTCTTACCCCGGCCTCAACTCACTTGTCATTCATTCGTGATATTGACACCATCGACCTTGGTTTCGGTGGCAGCATCATCGGCATCATTGTGTTCCTCATCTTCATTTATGTGGTAGTCAGTGCGTGGTCTAATGCCGTCAATATCACCGATGGTCTTGATGGTTTGGCTGCCGGTACGACTGCTTTTGTGATGGGTGCATACACCCTGATTACTTTCTGGCAGTTCCGCAACTCTTGCGATACTGCAGTTGAAGCTGGCTGCTATACCGTTCGTGATCCGTTAGATCTGTCTGTGTTGTGTGCTGCTGGTTTGGGCGCAACGCTGGGCTTTTTGTGGTGGAACGCAGCGCCTGCGAAAATCTTCATGGGTGATACAGGTTCCTTGGCTCTTGGCGGTTTGGTTGCAGGTATTTCGGTGGTTAGCCGCACTGAGCTGCTCATGGTTATCATCGGTGCGCTTTTTGTTATTGAGGTCGCTTCAGTGGCAATCCAGATTGGTGTGTTTAAGACTCGCGGAAAGCGTGTCTTTAAGATGGCACCGATTCACCACCACTTTGAGGCTTTGGGTTGGGCTGAAACAACGGTTACCATCCGTTTTTGGCTGATTGCTATCATGGGCGTTCTAGCTGGTGTTGGCGTATTTTACAGTGACTGGCTCCACTTAGCGGAGGTGTAG
- a CDS encoding UDP-N-acetylmuramoyl-tripeptide--D-alanyl-D-alanine ligase — protein MIKMTLGEIAHIVGGTLTGGAQEDTPVYSSVEFDSRSLTAGGLFLALPGARVDGHEFAATAIEKGAVAVLAAREVDAPAIVVPPVATTESNADIYAHDPHGHGAAVVEALSKLARKVVDVCVAGYQLNVVAITGSAGKTSTKDFIATVLRQDGATVAPPGSFNNELGLPHTVLRCTTETKYLVAEMSARGIGHIKHLTEIAPPQIAAVLNVGSAHLGEFGSRDNIAQAKGEIIEALPAAQDGGVAVLNADDPFVARMAPRTQARVVWFSAEAAQAKKADYWASDISLDAVARASFTLNTAQGSWPITLQVFGEHQVANALAAAAVAIEAGVDPALVVAGLELHSATSAHRMDVQTRPDGVTVINDSYNANPDSMRAGIAALAYTASGRTEATSWAVLGQMGELGDDASEAHADLGVELAKYHIGQLIAVGDNANCAALAQSAASLGVATHKVTDVDAAVELLARSIKRDDVVLVKASNTDRLWRVAEALHSGVKNLASGQDKSLATGDLRRNVEGQ, from the coding sequence ATGATCAAAATGACCCTTGGGGAGATCGCTCACATCGTTGGCGGCACGCTTACTGGCGGTGCCCAGGAAGACACACCTGTGTATTCCAGCGTGGAGTTTGATTCGCGCTCTCTTACCGCGGGAGGCCTATTTTTGGCTCTTCCAGGCGCCCGGGTTGATGGGCATGAATTTGCTGCCACAGCTATTGAAAAAGGTGCAGTAGCAGTGTTGGCGGCGCGGGAAGTAGATGCTCCTGCGATTGTCGTTCCACCTGTTGCTACCACAGAATCGAATGCTGATATTTATGCCCATGATCCTCATGGACATGGTGCAGCTGTGGTTGAGGCGTTGTCTAAGTTGGCGCGCAAGGTAGTTGATGTGTGTGTTGCTGGCTACCAGCTCAATGTCGTAGCTATTACTGGTTCTGCGGGAAAAACCTCTACCAAGGATTTCATTGCAACAGTGTTGCGCCAAGATGGCGCAACCGTGGCACCTCCAGGTTCTTTTAATAATGAGCTTGGATTGCCTCATACTGTGTTGCGGTGTACCACAGAGACTAAGTATTTGGTTGCTGAGATGTCTGCACGCGGCATTGGGCATATCAAGCACCTCACTGAAATCGCTCCACCGCAGATCGCAGCGGTACTCAACGTGGGTAGCGCTCATTTAGGTGAATTTGGCTCACGGGATAATATCGCCCAGGCAAAGGGCGAAATCATTGAAGCTTTGCCTGCAGCACAAGACGGTGGAGTAGCAGTACTTAATGCCGATGATCCTTTTGTGGCACGCATGGCTCCGCGTACTCAAGCTCGCGTGGTGTGGTTTTCCGCTGAAGCAGCACAGGCTAAAAAAGCTGATTACTGGGCATCAGATATTTCCCTTGATGCAGTAGCTCGAGCAAGTTTTACTCTCAACACAGCTCAGGGATCTTGGCCTATTACCTTGCAGGTTTTTGGTGAGCACCAGGTGGCAAATGCCCTGGCTGCTGCAGCCGTCGCTATTGAAGCAGGTGTAGATCCAGCGCTTGTGGTTGCAGGATTAGAACTGCACTCAGCTACGTCAGCGCACCGCATGGACGTACAAACTCGTCCAGACGGTGTCACGGTGATCAATGATTCTTATAATGCCAACCCAGATTCCATGCGTGCTGGCATTGCTGCGCTTGCCTACACCGCAAGTGGCCGAACTGAAGCCACTAGTTGGGCTGTATTGGGACAAATGGGTGAGCTTGGCGATGATGCTTCGGAAGCACACGCAGACCTTGGTGTGGAGCTTGCTAAATATCATATTGGGCAGCTCATTGCCGTTGGCGATAATGCTAATTGCGCAGCTCTTGCACAATCTGCTGCGAGCTTAGGCGTTGCGACTCATAAGGTTACAGACGTGGATGCAGCAGTGGAGTTGCTTGCGCGAAGCATAAAGCGGGATGATGTAGTGCTGGTTAAGGCTTCAAATACAGATCGTTTGTGGCGAGTCGCAGAGGCTTTGCATAGCGGAGTCAAGAATTTAGCTTCAGGCCAGGACAAGAGCTTGGCAACCGGCGATCTTCGCCGGAATGTGGAAGGACAGTAA
- a CDS encoding UDP-N-acetylmuramoyl-L-alanyl-D-glutamate--2,6-diaminopimelate ligase, whose amino-acid sequence MATTLLDLTKLIDGTLKGSFTDAGDNLSITAIGLDSAYLPEPQAIFAAVPGTRAHGAQFAAKDDAAQAVAILTDEEGYEILHEAGDTRPVIVVEDVRKVLGIASASVYDDPSKDFVLIGITGTSGKTTTSYLLEKGLMEAGHKVGLIGTTGTRIDGVEVPTKLTTPEAPTLQTLFSRMRDHGVTHVVMEVSSHALALGRVAGSHFDVAAFTNLSQDHLDFHPTMDEYFDAKALFFRGNSPLAAEKHVVCVDDAWGIRMAEEAANAQTVATRGQDADFRAAEITVSESGAQRFQILTPDKQIWDVELALPGAFNVANATLAFATAARAGVDMQAFARGMSKVTVPGRMERIDEGQDFLAVVDYAHKPAAVAAVLDTLRTQIDGRLGVVIGAGGDRDATKRGPMGQLSAQRADLVIVTDDNPRSEVPALIRAAVTKGADEGAAESAREVEVLEIGDRAEAIRVLVEWAQPGDGIVVAGKGHEVGQLVAGVTHHFDDREQVRAALNNKLPLNTEEG is encoded by the coding sequence ATGGCAACAACCTTGCTGGATCTCACCAAACTTATCGATGGCACACTCAAAGGCTCGTTCACGGACGCCGGAGATAACCTTTCTATTACTGCTATTGGTCTTGACTCCGCGTATCTCCCCGAACCACAGGCTATTTTTGCAGCGGTTCCTGGAACACGTGCTCATGGCGCACAATTTGCGGCTAAAGATGATGCTGCTCAGGCCGTAGCAATCTTGACTGATGAAGAAGGCTACGAGATCCTGCATGAAGCAGGGGATACTCGTCCTGTCATCGTTGTTGAAGATGTGCGCAAGGTACTGGGTATTGCCTCTGCGAGTGTTTATGATGACCCGTCTAAAGATTTTGTGTTGATCGGTATCACCGGAACTTCAGGTAAAACCACCACCAGTTATCTTTTGGAAAAGGGGCTCATGGAGGCCGGCCATAAAGTTGGTTTGATTGGCACCACGGGTACACGCATTGATGGGGTAGAAGTACCAACAAAGCTGACTACTCCAGAAGCTCCAACTCTGCAGACACTGTTTTCCCGGATGCGTGATCATGGGGTAACACACGTGGTGATGGAAGTTTCCAGCCATGCTTTGGCTTTGGGTCGAGTTGCAGGTTCTCATTTTGATGTTGCGGCCTTTACTAACTTGTCGCAGGATCATCTTGATTTCCACCCCACCATGGATGAGTACTTCGATGCTAAGGCGTTGTTCTTCCGCGGTAATTCTCCACTAGCTGCCGAAAAGCATGTGGTGTGTGTTGATGATGCCTGGGGTATTCGGATGGCTGAAGAAGCAGCGAATGCACAGACAGTGGCTACTCGTGGACAAGACGCCGATTTCCGCGCAGCAGAGATTACGGTGAGTGAATCCGGTGCACAGCGTTTCCAGATCCTTACTCCAGACAAACAGATCTGGGATGTAGAGCTGGCGTTGCCAGGTGCTTTTAACGTGGCTAATGCGACCCTTGCGTTTGCTACAGCTGCACGCGCGGGCGTCGATATGCAGGCTTTTGCACGTGGCATGTCTAAAGTGACGGTGCCAGGTCGTATGGAGCGCATTGATGAAGGCCAGGACTTCCTTGCCGTTGTTGATTATGCCCATAAGCCAGCTGCAGTCGCTGCTGTTTTAGATACTTTACGCACACAGATCGATGGTCGTCTTGGCGTAGTTATTGGCGCAGGTGGAGATCGAGATGCCACTAAACGTGGTCCTATGGGACAGCTTTCTGCGCAACGCGCTGATCTTGTAATTGTCACCGATGATAATCCTCGTTCAGAAGTGCCTGCACTTATTCGTGCCGCTGTCACCAAGGGAGCGGACGAAGGAGCCGCAGAGTCTGCACGTGAAGTAGAAGTTCTAGAAATTGGTGATCGTGCAGAAGCAATTCGCGTTTTGGTCGAGTGGGCACAGCCTGGAGATGGCATTGTAGTAGCTGGAAAAGGCCATGAAGTTGGACAACTAGTTGCTGGTGTTACTCACCACTTCGATGATCGCGAACAGGTTCGCGCTGCCCTGAACAATAAACTTCCCCTCAATACGGAAGAAGGATAA
- a CDS encoding peptidoglycan D,D-transpeptidase FtsI family protein produces MTYRPQATSNGGASKRRINIVTAIALVLAGVLIIRLGWVQVVWGPELALNASEQRTRVFTDPARRGSIVDREGNQMAYTMQARSLTVSPNIMREELSYATDLSLRLAAEETDPAEVASYVTIEEGNAYVAASTEQRATLLSDKVEDRLQRMADRIPEIIKSHEQDITGISSDEILEKFKSDSQYQVLVRNVDPDIASEITDEMPSIAADHQDIRQYPNGAIGENIIGRISMDGEGQFGFEASNDSLLAGNNGRSTRDLSNRGQAIPGTLRDQIPAIDGANVELTVDLDLQTYVQQALEQAKANSGAESASAVVLDAKTAEVLAMANTDTINPNEDTGKQIEQGKSFDNPSVTHPYEPGSVAKIITAAGVIQEGLTTPDEVLQVPGSIEMAGVSVSDAWAHGVVPYTTAGVFGKSSNVGTLMLAERLGEDKFAEYLDLFGVGQSTGIELPSESQGLLPAREQWSGGTFANLPIGQGMSITTLQMAGIYQALANDGERIEPRIVKSVTDSDGTVLEQPKPDSVKVVSPEAARKTVDMFRSVTQVDPTGVQQGTAPDAAIEGYQISGKTGTAQKVDPNTGAYSNSQYWITFAGIAPADDPRFVVAIMLDEPERGVHGGGGQTAAPLFKDIATWLLNRDNIPLSAATEPILLQAQ; encoded by the coding sequence GTGACTTATCGGCCACAAGCCACATCAAATGGTGGTGCGAGCAAACGTCGTATCAACATAGTGACCGCCATTGCCCTGGTCCTTGCTGGTGTATTGATTATTCGTCTTGGTTGGGTACAAGTTGTGTGGGGGCCAGAACTGGCTCTCAATGCTTCAGAGCAGCGCACACGTGTATTCACAGACCCGGCTCGCCGTGGCAGCATCGTGGATCGTGAAGGCAATCAGATGGCTTATACGATGCAGGCTCGTTCGTTGACCGTATCGCCAAATATCATGCGTGAAGAACTCAGTTATGCAACTGATTTGTCTTTGCGTTTGGCTGCGGAGGAGACTGATCCGGCAGAAGTTGCTTCTTATGTCACCATTGAAGAAGGCAACGCGTATGTTGCTGCTTCGACAGAACAGCGCGCGACTTTATTGTCTGACAAGGTGGAAGATCGCTTGCAGCGCATGGCTGATCGGATCCCAGAGATCATCAAATCGCATGAGCAAGATATCACTGGTATTTCTTCGGATGAAATTCTGGAAAAGTTTAAATCGGATAGTCAGTACCAGGTATTGGTGCGGAATGTTGATCCGGATATAGCCTCTGAGATTACTGATGAAATGCCGAGCATCGCTGCAGACCATCAGGATATTCGCCAGTACCCCAATGGTGCTATCGGAGAAAATATCATCGGTCGAATCAGCATGGATGGTGAAGGCCAGTTTGGTTTCGAAGCATCTAATGATTCACTGCTTGCTGGAAATAATGGTCGTTCCACTCGAGACTTGTCCAATAGAGGCCAAGCTATTCCTGGCACATTGCGCGACCAGATCCCAGCTATTGATGGCGCAAATGTAGAGCTGACAGTAGATCTAGATCTGCAAACCTATGTGCAGCAGGCTTTAGAACAAGCTAAAGCCAACTCAGGTGCCGAAAGTGCTTCGGCAGTAGTCCTTGATGCGAAAACAGCAGAAGTGTTAGCGATGGCAAACACTGACACCATTAACCCCAATGAAGATACGGGTAAACAAATTGAGCAGGGAAAAAGCTTTGATAACCCTTCTGTGACGCACCCGTATGAACCTGGATCTGTAGCAAAAATTATTACCGCTGCGGGAGTTATACAAGAAGGTTTGACCACTCCTGATGAAGTTTTGCAAGTTCCTGGAAGCATCGAAATGGCAGGTGTGTCAGTCAGTGATGCATGGGCCCATGGTGTGGTTCCTTATACCACTGCAGGTGTTTTTGGTAAGTCCTCAAACGTTGGAACCCTGATGCTTGCGGAGCGGCTTGGCGAAGATAAATTTGCTGAGTATCTAGACCTCTTCGGCGTGGGACAGTCAACGGGCATTGAGCTTCCTAGTGAATCTCAAGGTCTGCTACCGGCTAGGGAACAGTGGTCAGGTGGTACTTTTGCCAACCTGCCAATTGGTCAGGGTATGTCTATTACCACTTTGCAGATGGCGGGTATCTATCAAGCTTTAGCTAATGATGGCGAACGCATTGAACCGCGAATTGTTAAGAGCGTGACAGATTCAGACGGAACTGTGTTGGAACAACCCAAGCCAGATTCTGTGAAGGTTGTCAGCCCTGAAGCTGCTCGCAAAACAGTAGATATGTTTAGATCTGTCACTCAGGTCGATCCCACTGGCGTGCAGCAAGGTACTGCACCTGATGCTGCTATCGAGGGTTACCAGATCTCTGGCAAGACAGGTACTGCACAGAAAGTTGATCCGAATACTGGCGCGTATTCCAACTCTCAGTATTGGATCACTTTTGCTGGAATTGCCCCGGCCGATGATCCCCGATTTGTCGTAGCAATTATGCTTGATGAACCAGAGCGCGGAGTGCACGGCGGAGGCGGACAAACAGCAGCTCCCTTGTTCAAGGATATTGCAACTTGGCTACTCAACCGTGACAATATTCCACTTTCTGCAGCCACTGAGCCGATTCTGCTTCAAGCTCAGTAA
- the rsmH gene encoding 16S rRNA (cytosine(1402)-N(4))-methyltransferase RsmH, whose translation MEDFSLDGNHGHVPVMRDRMAALIAEHVEAMGDNAVIVDATLGAGGHAEFFLHTFPKARLIGLDRDQNALTDARLRLAQFGDRFIGVQTRFDGLREVLESEEGDIIDVAREHGISGALFDLGVSSMQLDQVERGFAYRTDAPLDMRMDATEGITAADILNTYSHGDIARVLKTYGDERFAGKIASAVLKEREKEPFTTSARLVELLYDAIPAATRRTGGHPAKRTFQALRVEVNNELDSLKNVLPQITEALNVGGRAVFMSYQSHEDKLVKKFFTDLTASKTPRGLPVDLPGTAPQFKQITRGAETASEAEIEENPRAAPVKVRAIERIAYNSGDLLS comes from the coding sequence ATGGAAGATTTTTCTTTGGACGGTAACCACGGACACGTTCCCGTAATGCGTGATCGAATGGCGGCTCTGATCGCCGAGCATGTGGAAGCAATGGGAGATAACGCAGTTATCGTCGACGCCACTCTTGGTGCCGGTGGGCATGCGGAATTTTTCCTTCATACATTCCCCAAGGCTCGCCTCATTGGTCTTGATCGTGATCAAAATGCGCTCACTGACGCCAGGCTTCGCCTAGCGCAATTTGGTGACCGTTTCATCGGCGTTCAAACGCGTTTCGACGGACTCCGCGAGGTACTGGAATCCGAAGAGGGTGACATCATTGATGTTGCACGCGAACATGGTATTTCGGGTGCCCTGTTTGATCTGGGTGTATCATCCATGCAGCTTGATCAGGTGGAACGTGGGTTTGCATATCGAACTGACGCACCACTGGATATGCGCATGGATGCAACCGAGGGGATAACTGCAGCAGATATCCTCAACACTTATTCCCATGGGGACATCGCTCGAGTGTTGAAAACATACGGTGACGAGCGCTTTGCTGGCAAGATTGCTTCAGCTGTGCTTAAAGAACGCGAAAAAGAGCCTTTCACAACTTCTGCACGCCTAGTAGAGCTTTTATATGACGCGATTCCAGCAGCAACTCGACGAACTGGTGGACACCCAGCTAAACGAACTTTTCAGGCGTTGCGCGTCGAAGTTAACAATGAGCTCGATTCGCTAAAGAACGTGCTTCCACAAATTACTGAGGCCCTCAATGTGGGAGGTCGAGCTGTCTTCATGAGCTACCAGTCTCATGAAGATAAGTTGGTGAAAAAGTTCTTCACCGATCTCACTGCATCGAAGACTCCACGAGGATTGCCAGTTGATCTGCCTGGAACTGCACCGCAATTCAAGCAGATTACTCGTGGTGCAGAAACAGCTTCAGAAGCAGAGATCGAAGAGAATCCTCGTGCTGCACCTGTGAAGGTACGAGCAATCGAAAGAATCGCTTACAACTCAGGAGACCTACTATCATGA
- the mraZ gene encoding division/cell wall cluster transcriptional repressor MraZ, with protein MFLGTYSPKLDDKGRLTLPAKFREELAGGLMVTKGQDHSLAVYPKEEFAARARKAAAVSRTNPEARAFIRNLAASADEQRPDSQGRVTLSAAHRAYASLTKECVVIGSVDFLEIWDAQAWAAYQEETEAAFSAAEDDVLGGLL; from the coding sequence ATGTTCCTTGGTACCTATTCCCCGAAGCTCGATGACAAAGGCAGGCTGACTCTTCCGGCAAAGTTCCGTGAGGAGCTTGCAGGGGGATTGATGGTTACCAAAGGTCAAGACCACAGTCTCGCGGTTTATCCGAAGGAAGAATTTGCAGCTAGAGCTCGCAAGGCAGCTGCGGTTTCACGGACAAACCCTGAGGCACGTGCGTTTATCCGAAACCTTGCGGCAAGCGCGGATGAACAACGACCAGATAGCCAGGGGCGTGTCACCCTTTCGGCAGCACATCGCGCATATGCGAGTCTGACAAAAGAGTGCGTCGTGATCGGTTCGGTAGATTTTCTGGAGATTTGGGACGCTCAAGCCTGGGCTGCATACCAGGAAGAGACGGAGGCTGCCTTCTCGGCAGCTGAAGATGATGTCCTTGGAGGATTGCTTTGA